From a single Acidimicrobiia bacterium genomic region:
- a CDS encoding class I SAM-dependent methyltransferase, which produces MRATSFGAIAADYDRYRPGPPAAGVEWILDGARGRDLVVDIGAGTGALSRLLVERVTRVVAVEPDRRMSTVLSENVPAATVCTARAEQLPLRAGAVDAVMGSSMWHWVDEPRAVAEVARVLRPGGVLGLMWGGPDRTRGWLADVLSGPARAWREREEESHPQRHHHELRIPESAPFAPAERQYLEWTVPVTAEELVGLFRTYSGFIVLPEAEQERIHTLFADAVRDHPSFAERDRVDLPMRCTCWRAVRRG; this is translated from the coding sequence GTGCGCGCGACGTCGTTCGGTGCGATCGCCGCCGACTACGACCGCTACCGCCCGGGTCCGCCCGCGGCAGGTGTCGAGTGGATCCTCGACGGCGCGCGCGGCCGGGACCTCGTGGTCGACATCGGCGCGGGCACCGGCGCACTGTCGCGCCTGCTCGTCGAGCGCGTGACGCGTGTCGTCGCCGTGGAACCCGACCGGCGCATGAGCACCGTGCTGTCGGAGAACGTTCCCGCCGCGACCGTGTGCACGGCGCGCGCCGAGCAACTTCCGTTGCGCGCCGGCGCGGTGGACGCGGTGATGGGCTCGTCGATGTGGCACTGGGTCGACGAGCCACGCGCGGTCGCCGAGGTCGCGCGCGTGTTGCGGCCCGGCGGCGTGCTCGGTCTGATGTGGGGCGGCCCCGACCGCACGCGCGGCTGGCTCGCCGACGTGCTCTCGGGACCGGCGCGCGCGTGGCGCGAACGCGAGGAGGAATCGCATCCGCAGCGGCATCATCACGAGCTGCGCATCCCCGAGTCCGCGCCGTTCGCGCCGGCGGAACGTCAGTACCTCGAGTGGACCGTCCCCGTCACCGCCGAGGAGCTCGTCGGCCTGTTCCGCACCTACAGCGGGTTCATCGTCTTGCCCGAAGCCGAACAGGAACGGATCCACACGCTCTTCGCCGACGCGGTGCGCGACCATCCGTCGTTCGCCGAACGTGACCGCGTCGACCTGCCGATGCGCTGTACATGCTGGCGCGCGGTGCGCCGCGGCTGA
- a CDS encoding KOW motif-containing protein codes for MTHFKVGDKVIITEGDFKGDRGAITDKHVIGDGLTVALEKHGREIKTHEAHVNKIDD; via the coding sequence ATGACGCACTTCAAGGTCGGCGACAAGGTCATCATCACCGAGGGCGACTTCAAGGGCGATCGGGGGGCCATCACCGACAAGCACGTCATCGGCGACGGCCTCACGGTCGCGCTCGAGAAGCACGGTCGCGAGATCAAGACGCACGAGGCGCACGTCAACAAGATCGACGACTGA
- a CDS encoding SRPBCC family protein, with translation MHGAVTVHMRATPERIWELVSDVTRIGKYSPETFEAEWLDGATGPSVGARFRGHVKRNGIGPTYWTTCTVVASVPGREFAFGVGSSDKPLNVWRYRLDPAGDGADVTESFELADKFPLRLYWVLLGWARGRTNRNDMQTTLERVKAEVERS, from the coding sequence GTGCACGGAGCAGTGACGGTCCACATGCGCGCGACGCCCGAGCGGATCTGGGAGCTCGTGAGCGACGTGACGCGCATTGGCAAGTACAGCCCCGAGACGTTCGAAGCCGAATGGCTCGACGGCGCGACGGGACCGAGTGTTGGCGCGCGCTTCCGCGGTCACGTGAAGCGCAACGGCATCGGTCCCACTTACTGGACGACGTGCACGGTCGTCGCGTCCGTGCCCGGACGCGAGTTCGCGTTCGGCGTCGGCTCGTCCGACAAGCCGCTGAACGTGTGGCGCTACCGACTCGATCCGGCGGGCGATGGCGCCGACGTGACCGAGTCGTTCGAGCTCGCCGACAAGTTTCCGCTGCGCCTCTACTGGGTGCTGCTCGGCTGGGCGCGCGGCCGTACCAACCGCAACGACATGCAGACGACGTTGGAACGGGTCAAGGCCGAGGTGGAGCGGTCCTGA
- a CDS encoding SRPBCC family protein, translated as MPDERIEVPRLIEAEPAAIFAVLSDPNGHVTIDSSGMLQSATGEPVSKVGDTFVVHMDRESLNDYPLGRYDVTISIERFERDREIAWSVLGEIRPQIGHVYGYRLEPAEGGTLVTSYYDWSSIDPVWREANIFPVISEGALRATLGILARTVANGS; from the coding sequence ATGCCCGACGAGCGCATCGAGGTTCCCCGTCTCATCGAAGCCGAGCCCGCTGCGATCTTCGCGGTCCTCTCCGACCCGAATGGTCACGTGACGATCGACAGCTCCGGGATGCTCCAGAGTGCGACGGGGGAGCCCGTGTCGAAGGTCGGCGACACCTTCGTCGTGCACATGGATCGGGAGTCGCTGAACGACTATCCGCTCGGTCGGTACGACGTCACGATCTCGATCGAGCGGTTCGAGCGCGATCGCGAGATCGCGTGGAGCGTCCTCGGTGAGATCCGCCCGCAGATCGGTCACGTCTACGGCTATCGCCTCGAGCCGGCCGAGGGCGGCACCCTCGTGACGTCGTATTACGACTGGTCGTCGATCGATCCCGTGTGGCGCGAGGCCAACATCTTCCCGGTGATCTCCGAAGGCGCGCTGCGCGCAACCCTCGGCATCCTCGCCCGCACCGTCGCGAACGGGAGCTGA
- the pip gene encoding prolyl aminopeptidase: protein MGAATVTAGEAPESGRLDVGDGHRVFWEVHGNPAGKPALLLHGGPGSGSSPAVRLLFDPKRYRIVQFDQRNCGRSTPHASEPGVDLSTNTTQHLVADCERLREHLGIDRWLVWGISWGTSLALAYAQAHPETVSEMILVSAGATSHRAVEWITRDMGRVFPREWERFRDAVPDAERDGNLAAAYSRLLHSPDAQERDAAARAWCEWEDTHIATYAGYQHDPRYDDARFRLCFARLVTHYWKHAHFLDDDQLLRNAARLAGIPAVIVHGRLDISSPPDFAWQLSQRCPDIELVLVENAGHGAAATAQVEAILAATRRFVST, encoded by the coding sequence ATGGGTGCTGCGACCGTGACCGCGGGCGAGGCACCGGAGTCGGGCCGGCTCGACGTGGGCGACGGTCACCGCGTCTTCTGGGAGGTGCACGGCAATCCGGCGGGCAAGCCCGCGCTGCTCCTCCACGGCGGACCCGGATCGGGGAGCTCGCCGGCCGTGCGCCTCCTGTTCGATCCGAAGCGCTACCGCATCGTGCAGTTCGACCAGCGCAACTGCGGTCGCAGCACACCGCACGCGAGCGAGCCCGGCGTCGACCTGTCGACGAACACGACCCAACATCTCGTCGCCGACTGCGAACGGTTACGCGAGCACCTCGGCATCGACCGGTGGCTCGTGTGGGGCATCTCCTGGGGCACATCGCTCGCGCTCGCGTACGCGCAGGCGCACCCCGAAACGGTCAGCGAGATGATCCTCGTGAGCGCGGGTGCGACGAGCCACCGCGCGGTCGAGTGGATCACGCGCGACATGGGCCGCGTGTTCCCGCGCGAGTGGGAGCGCTTCCGCGACGCGGTGCCCGACGCGGAGCGCGACGGCAACCTCGCCGCCGCGTACTCTCGGCTGTTGCACTCCCCCGACGCGCAGGAGCGGGACGCCGCCGCGCGCGCGTGGTGCGAATGGGAGGACACGCACATCGCGACGTACGCGGGGTACCAGCACGACCCGCGCTACGACGACGCGCGCTTCCGGCTCTGCTTCGCGCGGCTCGTCACGCACTACTGGAAGCACGCGCACTTCCTCGACGACGATCAGCTGCTGCGGAACGCGGCGCGCCTCGCAGGCATCCCGGCGGTGATCGTGCACGGTCGGCTCGACATCAGCAGCCCACCCGACTTCGCGTGGCAGCTCAGCCAACGGTGCCCCGACATCGAGCTCGTGCTCGTCGAGAACGCGGGCCACGGCGCCGCCGCGACCGCACAGGTCGAGGCAATCCTCGCGGCGACCAGGAGATTCGTCAGTACGTGA
- a CDS encoding VOC family protein: MPIGQVILGTRDLDAAAAKLRADGLAVLDGGVHPGLGTANRIVPLGDSYLEVLGVIDEAEARAQEYGRALLRETEAGDRFVRWSIRTEQIDVDAARLGLVPERRSRRRPDGSLLSWQAAGLEGALAEPWLPFFMQWDRTDDFPGAAPVAHPVGPCSLAWIEVSTPDPARLEGFVGDHDVGVRIVGGEPGIHAAAIAIATGEWVLRP; the protein is encoded by the coding sequence GTGCCGATCGGCCAGGTGATCCTCGGGACGCGCGATCTCGACGCGGCCGCCGCGAAGCTGCGAGCCGACGGTCTCGCCGTGCTCGACGGCGGCGTGCACCCCGGCCTCGGGACCGCGAATCGCATCGTGCCGCTCGGCGACTCGTACCTCGAAGTGCTCGGCGTGATCGACGAGGCCGAGGCACGCGCGCAGGAGTACGGACGTGCCCTGCTGCGGGAGACGGAGGCCGGCGACCGATTCGTGCGCTGGTCGATCCGCACCGAGCAGATCGACGTCGACGCCGCGCGACTCGGCTTGGTGCCCGAACGTCGTTCGCGCCGCCGGCCCGACGGCTCGCTGCTCTCGTGGCAGGCAGCCGGTCTCGAGGGCGCGCTCGCGGAGCCCTGGCTGCCGTTCTTCATGCAGTGGGATCGGACCGACGACTTTCCCGGCGCGGCACCGGTCGCGCATCCGGTCGGACCGTGCTCGCTTGCGTGGATCGAGGTGTCGACGCCGGACCCGGCGCGACTCGAGGGCTTCGTAGGCGACCACGACGTCGGCGTGCGGATCGTCGGCGGCGAGCCCGGCATCCACGCGGCCGCGATCGCGATCGCCACGGGTGAATGGGTGCTGCGACCGTGA
- a CDS encoding TRAM domain-containing protein, with amino-acid sequence MLELVPTAMVAGGDAIARDGDGRVVFVDGALPRERVLVELTDDHSRHAKARVVEVLEASPERVLPPCPEVARGCGACGWQHIDLDAQRGFKAGIVREALVRLGRVDPPALRETVALEPWTFRTTVRAAVVHGRAGFRRAHSHDSLAVDACLVAHPRLAELLIDGRFPGAEEVVLRCGARTGERLAVTTPRRAGREVPDDVRDDHVHEHAAGRSWRVSAASFFQSRPDGVDALAALVADAAGEMASPTTALDLYSGVGIFAGVLAERGWSVTALEGGRAAHADARANLRKLGVHVARADVTTATLTAADLVVADPSRTGLGRAGVATIATSAPQRIVLVSCDAANLGRDAGLLRDAGYRLTSVTPVDLFPHTPHVEVVTVYDR; translated from the coding sequence GTGCTCGAGCTCGTACCCACCGCGATGGTCGCGGGCGGCGACGCGATCGCGAGGGACGGCGATGGACGGGTCGTGTTCGTCGACGGCGCGCTCCCGCGTGAACGCGTGCTCGTCGAGCTCACCGACGATCACTCGCGACACGCGAAGGCGCGCGTCGTCGAGGTGCTCGAGGCATCGCCCGAGCGCGTGCTCCCGCCGTGTCCCGAGGTCGCGCGCGGGTGCGGCGCGTGCGGATGGCAGCACATCGACCTCGACGCGCAGCGCGGCTTCAAGGCCGGCATCGTGCGCGAGGCGCTCGTGCGGCTCGGTCGCGTCGATCCACCCGCGCTGCGCGAGACGGTCGCACTCGAACCGTGGACCTTCCGTACAACCGTGCGCGCCGCGGTCGTGCACGGACGCGCCGGGTTCCGCCGCGCGCATTCGCACGATTCGCTCGCGGTCGACGCGTGTCTCGTCGCGCACCCGCGCCTCGCGGAGCTGTTGATCGACGGGCGCTTCCCCGGTGCCGAAGAGGTCGTGCTGCGTTGCGGCGCACGCACGGGCGAGCGGCTCGCGGTCACGACGCCGCGCCGCGCCGGCCGCGAGGTGCCCGACGACGTGCGCGACGACCACGTCCACGAGCACGCGGCCGGGCGGTCGTGGCGCGTCTCGGCGGCGTCGTTCTTCCAGAGCCGGCCCGACGGCGTCGACGCGCTCGCGGCACTCGTCGCCGACGCGGCCGGCGAGATGGCGAGCCCCACGACGGCGCTGGATCTGTACAGCGGTGTCGGCATCTTCGCGGGTGTCCTCGCCGAGCGGGGCTGGTCCGTCACCGCGCTCGAAGGCGGTCGCGCCGCGCACGCCGACGCCCGCGCGAACCTCCGCAAGCTCGGCGTGCACGTCGCCCGGGCCGACGTCACGACCGCGACGCTGACGGCGGCCGACCTCGTCGTCGCCGATCCGAGCCGCACCGGTCTCGGCCGGGCCGGCGTCGCCACGATCGCTACGAGCGCACCGCAACGGATCGTCCTCGTGAGCTGCGACGCCGCGAACCTCGGTCGCGATGCGGGTCTCCTGCGCGACGCCGGCTACCGCCTCACGTCGGTGACGCCCGTCGACCTCTTCCCGCACACGCCGCACGTCGAGGTCGTCACCGTCTACGACCGCTGA